A region of the Cannabis sativa cultivar Pink pepper isolate KNU-18-1 chromosome 3, ASM2916894v1, whole genome shotgun sequence genome:
GATagtacttttttgttttattgatGGTGAAGATGAGGCTCCTCCAAAGGGTCCACAGAAGATTTTGTTTTAGTTATGTCTTTGTTGTTTCTTGCAATAGTACTTTTTATTTAGCTTTTGTTTTTTCTATTATCAGATTATGTTGACAATCATAGACAAGTTGTTGTTTCTagcatgtgtttttttttattgaaattgcTTTTATTTTCGTAACTAGTTTtagatttttagtttttatattCAGTTTAACCCACGAAAGCATCTCATTAACAACCTAATTACAACCATCATACAAACAACTAAACTTGCATTTTAATCACTTATGTAATTTTGTTTGGTACATATAAATTTCAACTTTCTTGCAAACATTTAAGTatttaactataatatttatgtCATTTATATATTAATGATCATAATATCAATTCTCTATTATCAATATATCTCCATATAAAAAGTTTTAGTTAAAAATAACGAAACAACTAAATAGTAATAATCAGTATGTTTATCTAAATGTTTCAGTATAGTTGTTTTTGGTTGCTGTATAGTTTTTTGTACTTCTATGCTATAATTCTTCTGCAGGTCTTTTTGTTATGTCCCTTTTGTCCACACTTGCCACACTTGTTTTGCTTCTTTGTTTCCCAAGCAGCCGCCATTCTTCTTTTCCTCGGCCTTCCAGACTTGATACTTTCTTTTGGAGGCAACACTATGATGTGTTCAAAAAAATTTGGTAGTTCCCATTCTCTAATGTTTCCAACTGGGCATACTATTTCTTCATATGTTTGCAGCCATGCTTTTGATGTGTAGTAATGTCCACAGTAgttttatgtgtttatgttGAAGTCCTTCATGACGGGAACTGCATGGTTACATGGAATTTCATCTTTTTGAAATCTTTTGCATGTGTACGTCTTGTCCTTCAAGTTTACTATTCTTGTTCTATCTTTATCTATCACCTCAAATAGGTTTTGATTTGCTGGTTTCACCTGTATGTTTTTTAAAGCAACTTTAAAACAACCAACAAACTATTGAAAAACAACTGTTTTCAGTTTACTGGATGCAACCAATAATATCAACTTACTATTAGTCGCAATGACTGTACATAGTTCCCTATGAGTTTTTTCTCAAATGATGGTGTCAGCCTTGTTGTAACGCCTTGTCCAACAAGGATGCCACGcgtgtgcaatttaataaaattcttatataGACACTATATAATTATGCCAAAAGTGtggttaattaaattttgataattaaaaattttacatATAAACTATATGATAAAAGATAAGTGGTATTAAccatggggtccccctgttttcaaaatattcacaaACTGGTTTAATAGTgcttttacaacataaactttttACTCCCAAAATActttcaaaatagagcatcctgatTACTGGGCCGATACACAgcggctgatatgtacattgctccTACGACCTCGAACTCATGGCTGCTCAACCTTTGCTTTccccttacctgcaccataaagcttCTGTttgtcacagagactcagcaagaaaagtgaaaTAGACAATAATTGAAAATGATCATCAATTCAATCTCATATCATCATGCTTACACATTACATAATATCATAAACACACAatcttggtactttataaagtacccatttaccactcgttaaccacgagctgtatatgtcactatcgttgcctgatgaagcaaacgataagtaagaaacctaaccgcggtttcaagagtaattactcgtaaaggtattaaccgtttccaaccctaggtcataacctaggctcaaCAAATAACTAATCAAtgtcttgataataatcaaggccatAACCATTCAACCATTAATATTTAACCACATAcagtgcttaccacttttcttaccttagtttTGAACTCAAGTGTACGAGACGACTtgagtggaaaacaagctaggtgatcccggtcctatgtcataACAACAAAAACTCAATAaaaaccttaatcaaatttctgataatcAACTCTAATTCTCACAATCGAACACACCCTACTTTCCCTCGGATCAAACTAGGTTAACCATCTCTAAAACACCCAGAATTCCACTCCAAAAGACACCTCGAATCAGATCGgacttgaggagaaaaacccaaaaaccaatcaaacctcaaaaaccaatcaaacctcCACCAAACCTGCTCAAACTTTCCAAACagtataataacataaatataacataTCTCAAGCTTCAAAACACAAAAATTCAATCCCTAACTTAAAATCACATGTTCAAGTGaaaaaattcaacttttagCTTCATCCAACACACTCAATTCAAGCAGCCATGAAAACCCTCTGAACCAATCTCTAACAAACTCAAAAACCTAGCCTAAACATAACCCAAACTCAGTTTGAGTCCCACAACAACAAAGAAACAAAACCCTACttcaaaactaacttaaaacctAGAATTTTAATCTAAAAAAGATGGGAACTTACCTTCAAGTTCTCCTAGGCTAACTTGGGACAAGAACCAACTCTGAAATGAGGGTTGGAAGCTGAAGAAAATCCTCTAAGGGTGGCTGGCTTGTCTTGCACGAAggggaggagaagaagaagaagaagcttgtctttttttcttttaatttcctTGCCTTGGAAGTCATCTCATTAAAtaggttttcttttttttttaaaaaaaaaaaaaataataggcagcccaaaaaaaaaatcaaatggcACAATTATATTTCCCAAAAGACTAATCTACCCCcttccataattttttttaaaaaaacaaccctaggggcatttttgtaatttttctaattccattaaaccgacattctaaaatttctaacctagtccggaatattctcaaaataattcttccataaatgtcgtgacatttctaaccaaaattgtcagcccaaaaaaatattttatttcgaaattgatatcCTCGGTACTCACATATCCTAAaataatctccgtaattaataaattacgctatttatttcattgagtaaattttcaataattaccctaattaagatcataatcttacttcatttccaaaaataattacatatttaataaaatatatctatttaaatattatttattttctgggatattacacttGTGCATTTTTGTGCCTCCTTTCTATTATTGTATGTCCACTCTTGCATTTGTGCCCTCAAGCACTCCATTAATGTTGTCACTGGTGTTTCCCTTGCTACTAAATTTGCTGAGTTCAGTGCTTTAGCTATGTTAGATGTCATGGTAGAGTACCTATCATTTAACCAGTTTGTATCATCGTTCCATTTTTATAATACAACTCATATGCAACTCAAAAACAACCCAAATACAATGTTTTAAATATCAGAGTCTGTAAAACATGTTATACTTTTGATTTGTTTTACCTGTTGTTTTTTCAATGATACCTTGACCATTTTTCATGGCCAATTTGTTCCAGATATGGTCTTATGCGCTTATCCAAGTTGTCTAGCTCCCTCATATGAAATTCAAACTCAATTTCCATGTAAGCTTTTGCGGCTGCAAAGAATGGACCTCTAAAATGCTTTGCAttctttttgaattttgttttcAGGTTGGACAAGAGGTGAAAGATGCAGTAGCCATGTGTTATTTCAAGGAACACTTTCCTAGTTGCTTTGATGATGCTTTCATGTCTGTCTGATATTAGGCATTGATCTTCTCGAACCCCGAatacttcttttatttttttgaagaacCACTCCCATGATTTATCGTTCTCAGAATCAACTATGTAGTATGCAAGTGGAAATATTTTCAATTCTGCATCTTGTGTGTTGGCAGTGAGCAACGTGCCTCCATACGCGGCCTTTAGGAATGTACCGTCAACAACGATGATTGGTTTGCAGTTTGGCCAACCTTTAATAGCAGCATTCAATGCAACAAATGCATATTTGAAACTATCATCATCTTGTTTCTCTATGTCGATTATTGTTCCTGAATAAAATCCAACAGTAGTTTCAAGCAACTGTTACTCAACTATTTAGCAACGCAAATACAATGTTTTCAGTTTAAcaaataattttgattttttttttttatgttttaccTGGATTTGTTTTCTGGAGCATGTACAGGTATCTTGGCAAGAGATTGTACgactctttagaatttccatgTAGCTGGGTTTGTGCTCGCTCTTTACTACGCCATGCTTTCATGTAATTCATCATTATTCCGTATTTCTCTTTCATTTCTCCCATTATGTCTGTCGGGCTGCACTTTGTTTTTCAGGTTCAAGAATTTTGGTTTTACAAAATCTGCTATCAACTTTGCTGTAGCTTGTTGTTGATCTCCAAATCTTATTGGAACCGCACATCTGTGTTCTTCTTGGTAGCTCCTTATTATGAATGTTTCTATGTTTCCATTTTTTGAAGCCTTTAAACTCCATTTGCAGTTTGTGTCCAAACACACTATGTTGTATTCTTTTGTGCAAGATTTCACTACTTTGTCATGAAATGTTTTCTTGATTGCAGTGTAGCATAGTGTACTTATCAATGTATCTTTGTCCTTGTAAATTTCTACATTTTCTATTGTTTCATCTCGTTTATCATTGATGATAATCATTTCTGTGTTGTcgacttcctcttcttcctcccGGTTGTTTTCAAGTTGTTGTACCATTTCTGCAGCCATAAGCTTTGCGTAGTCGGTGAAGTCGAAATATTCATCTACTGCtgtagttttttctctgttgttTTCTGGTTGTTGTATGGTTGATTCTGATGTCACAGTCCCTGTTTCTAGAAAAAATGTATCATCTTGAACTGATCCAATTGTGTGCGCAGATAGTTGTTGCTTGGAAGTTGTTGCCAGGTTGTTTGCAGGTTGTTGCACATCTGCTTGTGCTGAGTTGTTGTCATACGATGCCATCATCATATTGTTGCACATCATTGTTTGGTTAGGTGGTGCTGTGTT
Encoded here:
- the LOC133036059 gene encoding uncharacterized protein LOC133036059, yielding MLQKTNPGTIIDIEKQDDDSFKYAFVALNAAIKGWPNCKPIIVVDGTFLKAAYGGTLLTANTQDAELKIFPLAYYIVDSENDKSWEWFFKKIKEVFGVREDQCLISDRHESIIKATRKVFLEITHGYCIFHLLSNLKTKFKKNAKHFRGPFFAAAKAYMEIEFEFHMRELDNLDKRIRPYLEQIGHEKWSRYSTMTSNIAKALNSANLVARETPVTTLMECLRAQMQEWTYNNRKEAQKCTSDRDHLACFPLKSSRTLEFKTKVRGKQRLSSHEFEVVGAMYISAAVYRPSNQDALF